One region of Polaromonas hydrogenivorans genomic DNA includes:
- a CDS encoding IS630 family transposase (programmed frameshift) — protein sequence MEHYKVTLSEQERAELQAIAGKGTHAASKVINALILLNCDQSGERTERPRTCDIAAMLCVSERKVDRIKKKFVLEGLDLTLNRQPSQCEYDLKIDGRLEAQLLALSCSAPPEGQARWSLRLLADRLVELELVDSVSHETVRRALKKNELKPWRKVGWVIAPQASAAFVAAMEKVLDIYSRPYDAKHPVVCMDETPRQLIRETREPIAAAPGRPERHDYEYERCGVCNVFMASEPLAGRRLTKVTERRTKLDWAVFLQDIAASYLDAERITLVMDNLNTHTPGSLYEAFAPEQAKALWDRFEFVYTPKHGSWLNMAEIEINVMVGQCLDRRIDSIETVRSEVAAWQSRRDNLQAKVNWQFTTKDARVKLKRLYPTTTS from the exons ATGGAACATTACAAAGTCACCTTGTCGGAGCAGGAAAGAGCCGAGTTGCAAGCCATCGCAGGCAAAGGCACGCACGCGGCGTCCAAGGTTATCAATGCCTTGATACTGCTCAACTGCGACCAGTCCGGGGAGCGCACCGAGCGGCCCCGCACCTGCGACATCGCGGCCATGCTGTGCGTGAGCGAGCGCAAGGTCGATCGGATCAAGAAGAAGTTTGTCCTCGAAGGCCTGGACCTGACCCTGAACCGCCAACCCTCGCAGTGCGAGTACGACCTGAAGATCGATGGCCGCCTGGAAGCACAGTTGCTGGCCCTGAGCTGCTCGGCGCCGCCCGAAGGCCAGGCCCGCTGGTCGCTGCGGCTGCTGGCCGATCGGTTGGTCGAGCTCGAATTGGTGGACAGCGTGTCTCATGAGACGGTACGGCGGGCGCTCA AAAAAAACGAGCTCAAGCCCTGGAGGAAAGTCGGCTGGGTGATTGCCCCGCAGGCCAGCGCCGCATTCGTGGCCGCCATGGAAAAGGTGCTCGACATCTACAGCCGGCCCTACGATGCGAAGCACCCCGTGGTGTGCATGGATGAGACGCCCCGGCAGTTGATTCGCGAGACCCGCGAGCCCATTGCGGCGGCGCCCGGCCGGCCCGAGCGCCATGACTACGAATACGAACGCTGCGGCGTGTGCAACGTGTTCATGGCCAGCGAGCCGCTGGCCGGGCGGCGCCTGACCAAAGTCACAGAGCGCCGAACCAAACTGGACTGGGCCGTGTTTCTGCAGGACATCGCGGCCAGCTACCTTGACGCCGAGCGCATCACCCTGGTGATGGACAACCTGAACACGCACACGCCGGGCTCACTGTATGAGGCGTTTGCCCCCGAGCAGGCCAAGGCGCTGTGGGACCGCTTCGAGTTTGTCTACACACCCAAGCATGGCAGCTGGCTGAACATGGCCGAGATCGAGATCAACGTCATGGTGGGCCAGTGCCTGGACCGGCGCATCGACAGCATCGAGACGGTGCGAAGCGAAGTCGCTGCCTGGCAGAGCCGCCGCGACAATCTTCAGGCCAAAGTCAACTGGCAATTCACGACCAAGGATGCCCGCGTCAAGCTCAAACGGCTTTACCCGACAACTACCTCATGA
- a CDS encoding helix-turn-helix transcriptional regulator — MNQSFHLQKLGQAFKAMRTNRGLTQEELAHRAGVTRLKVIAIEAGRSSVAIESHARLASALGAELTLLPRTRPTLDELKDFQ; from the coding sequence ATGAATCAATCATTTCATCTGCAAAAGCTCGGTCAAGCCTTCAAAGCCATGCGCACGAACCGGGGTTTGACGCAAGAGGAATTGGCGCATCGGGCCGGGGTGACGCGGCTCAAGGTGATTGCCATCGAAGCAGGTCGCAGTTCGGTCGCCATCGAGAGTCACGCCAGGCTGGCCAGTGCCCTGGGCGCTGAATTGACCCTGCTGCCCCGCACCCGGCCCACTCTGGATGAACTGAAGGATTTTCAATGA
- a CDS encoding metallophosphoesterase family protein, producing the protein MASIFFCGDMHGSFAHIIQAVHDHQPDAIVLLGDLQAPRPLEVELAEILGRTEVWLIHGNHDTDSEADHDHLFGSSLAGRNLHGRVETVAGVRIAGLGGVFRGNVWSPPGPAHFTSREDFVARGGKGNRWRGGLALKHRSTIFPADVERLAKERAEVLVTHEAPSSHPHGFAAIDALARSLGVDKSFHGHHHDSLDYSGTWHALGVQARGVGFRGITDLDGRVIRAGDYDDKARR; encoded by the coding sequence ATGGCCAGCATCTTCTTTTGCGGCGACATGCACGGCAGCTTCGCGCACATCATCCAGGCGGTCCATGACCACCAGCCCGACGCCATCGTGCTGCTGGGTGACCTGCAGGCCCCGCGCCCGTTGGAAGTCGAGCTGGCCGAGATTCTGGGCCGGACCGAGGTGTGGCTGATCCACGGCAACCACGACACCGACAGTGAAGCCGACCACGACCACCTGTTCGGCTCCAGCCTGGCCGGGCGCAACCTGCATGGGCGCGTGGAGACGGTGGCCGGCGTGCGCATCGCCGGCCTGGGCGGCGTGTTCCGCGGCAACGTCTGGTCCCCGCCCGGTCCCGCGCACTTCACCTCCCGGGAAGACTTCGTGGCACGCGGCGGCAAGGGCAACCGCTGGCGAGGCGGCTTAGCGCTCAAGCACCGCAGCACCATCTTTCCCGCCGACGTCGAGCGCCTGGCCAAAGAGCGCGCCGAGGTGCTGGTCACCCACGAGGCGCCGAGCAGCCATCCCCACGGCTTCGCGGCGATTGATGCGTTGGCCAGGAGCTTGGGGGTGGACAAATCCTTCCACGGCCACCACCATGACAGCCTGGACTATTCAGGCACCTGGCACGCGCTGGGCGTGCAGGCCCGGGGCGTGGGCTTTCGCGGCATCACGGACCTGGACGGGCGGGTGATCCGGGCGGGTGACTATGACGACAAGGCCAGGCGGTAA
- a CDS encoding IS110 family transposase, whose translation MSNITRVGVDLAKNLIQVHAVDLAGKVITNRAMKRENFLQWCAQLPAGCLVAMEACTGAHHWCRQLRERGLDARMIAAQFVAPYRTQGKSGKNDANDAAAVCEAASRPHMNFVPPKTIAQQGMLCVHRLREGLKEERVACINRIRGLLAEFGVVLPQSPEVLRQHLSDLIEDAGNDIASMARLVLQRAQEHWQELDEHLKWCDQRIAAHQKDDEQVQRAAELKGIGPVTASAVVATVGDFKQFKNAAQFGAWLGLTPRQHSSGGKTSLGSITKRGGTYLRTLLIQGAKSVVLRGLNAQDDAITQWVQRLRERSGWQKAVVALANKNARILWAVMTKGERFDVHHISVNPSAAMPTGA comes from the coding sequence ATGAGCAACATTACACGAGTCGGCGTTGATTTGGCGAAAAATCTCATTCAGGTCCATGCCGTGGACCTGGCGGGCAAAGTGATAACGAATCGAGCCATGAAACGGGAAAATTTCCTGCAATGGTGCGCCCAGTTGCCCGCAGGTTGCCTGGTGGCGATGGAAGCGTGCACCGGCGCGCATCACTGGTGCCGCCAGTTGCGTGAGCGCGGCCTCGATGCCCGCATGATTGCGGCGCAGTTCGTGGCGCCGTACCGGACTCAAGGCAAGAGCGGCAAGAACGACGCCAACGATGCAGCAGCAGTTTGCGAAGCCGCTTCGCGCCCGCACATGAACTTCGTGCCGCCCAAGACGATAGCCCAGCAAGGCATGCTGTGTGTGCACCGATTGCGTGAAGGACTCAAGGAGGAGCGAGTCGCCTGCATCAATCGCATCCGTGGGTTGCTGGCCGAGTTCGGCGTGGTGTTGCCGCAAAGCCCAGAGGTGCTACGCCAGCATCTGAGCGACCTGATTGAGGATGCGGGCAACGATATTGCCAGCATGGCCCGGCTGGTGCTGCAAAGGGCGCAGGAGCACTGGCAAGAGCTCGACGAACATCTCAAATGGTGTGACCAGCGTATCGCTGCCCACCAAAAGGACGACGAGCAGGTCCAGCGTGCGGCCGAACTCAAGGGCATTGGCCCCGTTACGGCCTCAGCGGTCGTGGCAACGGTGGGCGACTTCAAGCAGTTCAAGAACGCAGCGCAGTTCGGCGCCTGGCTGGGCTTGACACCGCGCCAGCACTCCAGCGGTGGCAAGACATCGCTGGGCAGCATCACCAAGCGAGGCGGCACGTACTTGCGCACCCTGCTGATTCAGGGTGCCAAGTCCGTCGTCCTGAGGGGCCTGAACGCCCAGGACGATGCCATTACGCAATGGGTTCAGCGCCTGCGCGAGCGCAGTGGCTGGCAAAAAGCTGTGGTGGCCCTGGCCAATAAAAACGCCCGGATTTTGTGGGCAGTCATGACCAAGGGCGAGCGTTTTGATGTTCACCACATCAGCGTCAATCCTTCAGCCGCGATGCCTACTGGCGCATGA
- a CDS encoding recombinase family protein: MLIGYARVSTQDQETAAQIAALKTAGCELIFQERASGGRWDRPELHRLLGQLRKDDVLVVWKLDRLSRSLKDVLSLMEKIAQAQAGFRSLTEAIDTTSAGGRMMMQIVASFAEFERAMLRERTRSGLDEARKQGRLGGRRHKLRPDQQEEIVSLVHTGQKTAAAAARLFNVHPATVSRLLQRSKIP; the protein is encoded by the coding sequence ATGCTCATTGGCTACGCACGCGTTTCAACCCAGGATCAGGAAACGGCGGCACAAATTGCCGCGTTAAAAACAGCCGGGTGTGAACTGATATTTCAGGAGAGAGCCTCGGGTGGCCGGTGGGACCGGCCGGAGTTGCATCGCCTGCTCGGGCAGTTGCGCAAGGATGACGTGCTGGTGGTCTGGAAGCTGGACCGCCTGTCACGCTCTCTCAAGGATGTGTTGAGCCTGATGGAGAAAATTGCTCAGGCGCAGGCTGGCTTTCGCAGCCTGACCGAAGCGATTGACACCACCTCTGCCGGCGGCCGCATGATGATGCAAATCGTCGCAAGCTTTGCCGAGTTCGAGCGCGCGATGCTGCGCGAGCGCACGCGCAGCGGTCTCGATGAAGCGCGCAAGCAAGGCAGGCTTGGGGGGCGACGCCACAAGCTCAGGCCCGACCAGCAAGAAGAAATCGTGAGCCTGGTCCACACGGGTCAGAAAACCGCAGCAGCAGCGGCCAGGCTCTTCAACGTCCATCCCGCGACCGTATCGCGTCTTCTGCAGCGCAGCAAAATTCCTTAA
- a CDS encoding PIN domain-containing protein has protein sequence MNGKAIVLDANILIRAVLGQRVRQLLLEHASNVKFFAPDVAYADARKYLPALLEKRGINGAAALTVLDTLEAIVRPLEFDLYAGLQHQALQGFGV, from the coding sequence ATGAATGGCAAGGCGATCGTCCTTGATGCCAATATCCTGATCCGGGCCGTGCTGGGCCAGCGAGTGCGCCAGCTGCTGCTTGAGCATGCCTCAAACGTCAAGTTCTTCGCACCGGACGTGGCGTATGCCGATGCGCGCAAGTACCTCCCCGCGCTGCTGGAAAAGCGTGGCATCAACGGCGCCGCGGCATTGACCGTGCTGGACACGCTCGAAGCCATTGTCCGGCCCCTCGAATTTGACCTGTATGCTGGCCTGCAACATCAAGCCCTTCAGGGGTTCGGGGTTTAG
- a CDS encoding type II toxin-antitoxin system Phd/YefM family antitoxin, with translation METTKVGIRQFRAGMAEFIASSTPVAVTRHGQTVGYFIPTQGQADADIAALKQASQVLDQLLATQGVDLDEVVAEFKAVRQQAPARKKPKAGPA, from the coding sequence ATGGAAACCACCAAAGTAGGCATTCGGCAATTCCGTGCCGGCATGGCCGAGTTCATCGCCTCGAGCACGCCCGTGGCCGTCACGCGCCATGGGCAAACCGTTGGCTATTTCATCCCCACGCAAGGCCAGGCAGATGCCGACATCGCGGCCCTGAAGCAGGCGAGCCAGGTGCTCGACCAGCTGCTGGCCACGCAGGGCGTTGACTTGGACGAGGTGGTCGCGGAATTCAAGGCCGTGCGCCAACAGGCGCCCGCCCGCAAAAAGCCCAAGGCTGGGCCAGCATGA
- a CDS encoding IS630 family transposase, with the protein MPIRWHKPNSKKNFVQEVAATLPPSIAPEQVDVWFQDEMRIGQRGTQTRLWARKGTRPRVVRQQQSESAYIFGAVCAQRDTAVGLILPQANTEAMTLHLQAISEAVPAGRHAVLVLDRAGWHTTAKLPQFSNLSLLPLPAGSPELNPAEQVWQQLRDRHLANRCYDGYEQIVDACCDAWNAFTQIPGAIRSLCSRSWAVLPSASVIS; encoded by the coding sequence GTGCCGATCCGGTGGCACAAGCCGAATTCAAAAAAAAACTTCGTCCAGGAAGTCGCAGCAACGCTGCCCCCGAGCATTGCGCCTGAGCAAGTGGATGTTTGGTTTCAAGATGAAATGCGCATTGGCCAGCGCGGCACGCAAACGCGCCTGTGGGCGCGCAAGGGAACGCGGCCCCGGGTGGTGCGCCAGCAGCAGTCCGAATCGGCATACATCTTTGGCGCCGTCTGTGCGCAGCGCGATACGGCTGTTGGCCTGATCCTGCCGCAGGCCAATACCGAGGCGATGACCCTACACCTGCAGGCCATCAGCGAGGCCGTTCCTGCGGGGCGCCACGCGGTGCTGGTGCTCGATCGTGCAGGGTGGCATACCACCGCCAAACTGCCCCAGTTCTCCAACCTCTCATTGCTGCCGCTGCCCGCGGGTTCACCCGAACTCAACCCGGCCGAGCAGGTGTGGCAGCAACTGCGCGACCGGCACCTGGCCAACCGCTGCTATGACGGGTATGAGCAGATTGTGGATGCCTGCTGCGACGCTTGGAATGCCTTCACGCAAATCCCTGGTGCCATCCGCTCTTTGTGCTCCCGCAGCTGGGCAGTGCTGCCTTCAGCTTCGGTTATCTCATGA
- a CDS encoding helix-turn-helix domain-containing protein — MLSQHIIDQLQPYDFDRLAHKEKDGRRRLRLIALAHLKDGKSYTEVAAALRLTRHAVMRWVQWFSAGGVARLAGMPHDWSTQRLAKAQEEAFRQAVEQLQCERGGGRVRGKDIRQLLDRQFGVAYSLNGVYDLMKRLGMVWISARAVSPSADPVAQAEFKKKLRPGSRSNAAPEHCA; from the coding sequence ATGTTATCTCAGCACATCATTGATCAGCTGCAGCCCTATGACTTTGACCGTCTGGCCCACAAGGAAAAGGATGGGCGCCGCCGACTGCGATTGATCGCGCTGGCGCACCTCAAGGACGGCAAGAGCTATACCGAAGTGGCCGCTGCATTGCGCTTGACCCGTCACGCCGTCATGCGCTGGGTGCAGTGGTTTAGCGCTGGCGGCGTGGCCCGTCTGGCCGGCATGCCGCACGACTGGAGTACGCAGCGCCTTGCCAAAGCACAGGAAGAAGCGTTTCGCCAGGCCGTCGAACAACTCCAGTGCGAACGCGGCGGTGGGCGGGTTCGGGGTAAAGATATTCGCCAGTTGTTGGACCGGCAGTTCGGCGTTGCCTACAGCTTGAACGGTGTGTATGACCTCATGAAGCGCTTGGGCATGGTATGGATTTCGGCCCGCGCCGTCAGTCCCAGTGCCGATCCGGTGGCACAAGCCGAATTCAAAAAAAAACTTCGTCCAGGAAGTCGCAGCAACGCTGCCCCCGAGCATTGCGCCTGA
- a CDS encoding tyrosine-type recombinase/integrase, with amino-acid sequence MSDVPVSDPDVFFASWRSARLARTDLKPMGAAGLTQASLVWRHWLAFCTVHSLAWDAARSADIDRFCQAIGPRSSLKKTSPVTRRRYWRVLRDLYDHALASRLVEANPAEGAQPPATERVPSLALSGPMWAALHEGLYDNFPGSDDFKARRNRLVLLLMMRAALTVREIIGLTLDCAKPCADSPGSPAGSAPLYALCVRKAGGGHERALLLDLQTSRALHDWLEVRPAGLPALHPGSRLIVGDRIGRAIAPNGLYNICQAHLARCLVEKGLLADPMPHSVLDPGALAHMGPNTLRNTCIAMWFNAGVPLAEIQRRCGFKDASVMSRLGAHLVQPFPL; translated from the coding sequence ATGAGTGACGTGCCTGTTTCGGACCCGGACGTGTTCTTTGCGTCCTGGCGGTCTGCCCGGTTGGCCCGCACCGACCTCAAACCCATGGGCGCGGCCGGTTTGACGCAAGCTTCGCTGGTCTGGCGCCACTGGCTGGCGTTTTGCACGGTGCACAGTTTGGCCTGGGACGCCGCGCGCAGCGCGGACATTGACAGGTTTTGCCAGGCCATCGGCCCGCGCTCGAGCCTCAAGAAAACCTCGCCCGTCACGCGGCGCCGCTACTGGCGCGTGCTGCGTGACCTGTACGACCATGCGCTGGCCAGCCGCCTCGTAGAGGCCAATCCGGCCGAGGGCGCCCAACCGCCGGCCACCGAGCGCGTGCCTTCGCTGGCGCTGTCCGGCCCCATGTGGGCCGCGCTGCACGAAGGCCTCTATGACAACTTTCCCGGCAGCGACGACTTCAAGGCCCGGCGCAACCGATTGGTGCTGCTGCTCATGATGCGCGCGGCCCTCACCGTGCGCGAGATCATCGGCTTGACGCTGGACTGCGCCAAGCCCTGCGCGGACTCGCCTGGGAGTCCTGCCGGGTCTGCCCCCCTGTACGCCCTGTGTGTGCGCAAGGCGGGCGGCGGGCACGAACGCGCCTTGCTGCTCGACCTGCAGACCAGCCGTGCGCTGCACGACTGGCTCGAGGTGCGCCCGGCGGGCCTTCCTGCCCTGCATCCGGGCAGCCGCCTGATTGTGGGCGACCGCATTGGCCGCGCCATTGCGCCCAACGGTCTGTACAACATCTGCCAGGCGCATCTGGCGCGCTGCTTGGTGGAAAAAGGCTTGCTGGCCGACCCAATGCCCCACAGCGTTCTCGATCCGGGCGCTCTCGCCCACATGGGGCCCAACACGCTGCGCAACACCTGCATCGCGATGTGGTTCAACGCCGGCGTGCCGCTGGCCGAGATCCAGCGCCGCTGCGGCTTCAAGGACGCCAGCGTCATGAGCCGCCTGGGCGCACACCTCGTGCAGCCCTTTCCGCTCTGA
- a CDS encoding PDDEXK nuclease domain-containing protein — protein MPSRNRPLAPSKVDSVFGDIVQLIEAARQRAYQAVNTELIDLYWKVGSIISRKIAAAEWGDGVVDQLADHLAVTQPGLQGFTRRNLFRMRQFYDAYKDDEKVSPLVTQLPWTHNLIILGQSKRPEEREFYLRMAIREKWSKRELERQFNASLFARIVLNKSKVSPLVTLTHPDAGAVFKDSYVVEFLSLQEGHSESDLHKGLLSRLKTFLLELGRDFCFVGSEFPVQVGDRDFALDLVFFHRGLNCLVAIELKVVRFEPEHLGKLNFYLEALDRDHRKAHENPAIGVLLCASKNDEVVEYALSRSLSPALVAQYQTQLPDKKLLQAKLHEFYALNMDKGH, from the coding sequence ATGCCAAGCCGAAACAGACCTCTCGCACCCTCAAAAGTAGATTCAGTATTTGGTGACATTGTTCAGCTTATCGAAGCTGCCCGCCAACGCGCCTACCAGGCCGTCAACACCGAACTCATTGACCTGTATTGGAAGGTTGGGAGCATCATCAGCCGGAAGATTGCTGCCGCTGAGTGGGGTGATGGCGTGGTCGATCAATTGGCTGACCATCTTGCAGTGACTCAGCCGGGTCTTCAAGGCTTTACACGTCGCAATTTGTTTCGAATGCGTCAGTTTTATGATGCCTACAAGGATGATGAAAAAGTGTCACCACTGGTGACACAATTGCCTTGGACGCACAATCTGATCATCCTCGGGCAAAGCAAGCGGCCAGAAGAGCGAGAGTTCTACCTGCGCATGGCGATTCGGGAAAAATGGAGCAAGCGCGAGCTTGAGCGCCAGTTCAACGCTTCCTTGTTTGCGCGCATTGTTCTGAATAAATCAAAAGTTTCGCCGCTGGTGACACTCACCCACCCGGATGCTGGAGCCGTTTTCAAAGACAGCTACGTGGTGGAGTTTCTGAGCTTGCAAGAAGGTCACAGTGAATCCGATCTGCACAAAGGCTTGTTGTCCCGTCTCAAGACATTTTTACTGGAATTGGGGCGAGACTTTTGCTTCGTTGGATCTGAGTTTCCTGTGCAAGTGGGTGATCGCGATTTTGCACTTGATCTTGTGTTTTTCCACCGAGGGTTAAATTGTTTGGTTGCCATCGAGCTGAAGGTGGTTCGATTTGAACCCGAACACCTGGGCAAACTCAATTTCTACCTTGAGGCTCTGGACCGCGATCACCGCAAGGCGCATGAAAACCCGGCCATTGGTGTCTTGCTGTGCGCAAGTAAAAACGATGAGGTTGTTGAGTACGCTTTAAGCCGATCACTCTCGCCGGCCTTGGTTGCGCAGTACCAAACCCAGCTACCAGACAAGAAACTGTTGCAGGCCAAACTGCATGAGTTCTATGCGCTCAACATGGATAAAGGCCATTGA